One genomic window of Arachis hypogaea cultivar Tifrunner chromosome 8, arahy.Tifrunner.gnm2.J5K5, whole genome shotgun sequence includes the following:
- the LOC112707169 gene encoding fasciclin-like arabinogalactan protein 6, with translation MASTTFILLLPILLLLNPQAQAQAPAPAPSGQLNLTAILEKGSQYTTLLKLLKDTQQLSQIQNQFKTNSQGFTVFAPTDNAFQNLPSGALNGLSDDQKVQLILYHSAPKYYSLSDLLTVSNPVRTQSPWGLNFTGGQGNQVNVSTGVVEVQINNALRQQFPLAVYQVDKVLWPKAFSADANSPSPAPAPKKKGSNKGTATPTSAAADDAPSPSADSKNDSNGVAGMKNNVGFGMVLGFVLLCMRVLS, from the coding sequence ATGGCCTCCACTACATTCATTCTTCTCCTCCCCATCCTCCTCCTCCTAAACccccaagcccaagcccaagccccAGCCCCGGCCCCATCGGGCCAACTCAACCTGACAGCCATCCTGGAGAAAGGCAGCCAATACACCACCCTCCTTAAACTCCTAAAGGACACACAACAACTCTCTCAAAtccaaaaccaattcaaaacCAACTCTCAAGGGTTCACCGTCTTCGCCCCCACCGACAACGCCTTCCAGAACCTTCCATCGGGCGCACTCAACGGCCTCTCCGACGACCAAAAAGTCCAGCTCATCCTCTACCACTCCGCACCAAAATACTACTCACTCAGCGATCTCTTAACCGTTAGCAACCCTGTCAGGACGCAATCTCCTTGGGGTCTCAACTTCACCGGCGGACAAGGCAACCAAGTCAACGTTTCCACCGGCGTTGTTGAAGTCCAAATTAACAACGCTCTGAGGCAACAGTTCCCGCTTGCTGTTTACCAAGTCGACAAGGTCTTGTGGCCCAAGGCATTCTCTGCCGACGCTAACTCTCCGTCTCCGGCTCCGGCTCCCAAGAAGAAGGGTTCTAATAAGGGTACTGCCACCCCAACAAGTGCTGCCGCCGATGATGCGCCTTCACCATCTGCTGACAGCAAGAATGATAGCAATGGTGTAGCTGGGATGAAGAATAATGTGGGTTTTGGCATGGTTCTTGGGTTTGTTTTGCTTTGCATGCGTGTTCTTTCTTGA